The DNA segment TTGAATTTCCTCGATATGTACCTCTAAAAGCTCTCAGGACCGCAGTCGAAGCACCCATAATCTTTTTCATTAAAAGCCATTCACGGACACCTGCCCAAATTCTGCTCGAAACATTGCACCGAAAATATAGGTGTGCAAAAGACTCTACATCAGCATTACATAGTGCACACGATTTATCAGTGACAAATCCAAGCCTATCACGAGTCAGGAATTTGTTATGAGCAAACAACCAAAGAGCAAACATGTGTTTCGGTATGACGAAAGATTTCACGATTAAAGGTTTCCAAGGCCATCGCCCTACCGAATGTGCAAAGAACTTGTACGCTCGACCGATCCCTGCATTACCCACAGAACCAACTGTCCAAGCATGTAACAGCCGCATCTACCGACCCATTTCTCGAACCAATGCATCTGTGAGGCCCATAATCTGTTTTATCAACGGCGAGTCATCTCTTATCCATTCCCACTGCCAAACATCCCCAAATCTACTGTAAGTATGATTCACCCATCTGATCCAGAGACTATCTTTTTTCATATGAATTTTTCACAAAGTCTTACAGATCAAAGCCTCATTGTAAGCCTTCAGATTCTTCAATCCCATGCCACCATCCTCAATTGGTCGACAAAGTTTTTTCCAAGCAATGGGAGGGTGCTTGGTAGGCCACACAAATTTCCTACACAGTGTATAAATGATATTCCTACACAGTGTATAAACTCGTCCTGCGCAACactagcgctgcggcgctgcaACTCTAGTGGTGTGGCCCTGCTAGCGTCGCGGTGCTAAGCGCTAGGCAGCGCAACAAGGCCCAGTGCCTAGACGCTTGTCCatgatttttaaaccattatttTAGTATCATGTCTTCTATGGTTTGGGAAATtttcacacatcattttagggTTTATTTCGGgggttgatgtcatggtttagtatgattaaacgaggtcaagtcccgagtgctCTAGAACGTCATAAGCCATTTAATTACTTCAAAGTTGAGTACAAGTAGTACGTGTAAGTTATAAAAATTAAGTACTTGTTaatgtgttagtatgtgcagcagtagctcaggcgagatccaacgaatccctcaacgccatgtaAGCATGTTAGAAGCgcaaaggaaaatgtttatgtttttgaggtatgcgaaacgtcttgtgaccaaatatgaacgggtttggaagtcggtgaacgtggctgAGGACCTTTCCACCCTGGTAAATTATgatcgggtttagatcaggattgaaaagcggtaaaacatgaccagggaccaatccacccggtaaagcatgaccgggcaTCTCATGTATATGGTAGTGGACCTCcttgccagcccagtactgttgtTTAGTCTGATCGGGCGcacttatgttatgggtcacttgctttgaaacatatctctatgcaaaatgattatgttcgtgtatgatgcaagtatatttctgaaaatgtttatgaaatgatggcacgtctatgtttatgtaagtacgttCAAGTTAACTATGTATGGTCTACTttaaaaatgcatgtggttttattatgtattacttgttattctcagtttaaacatgttgagtctttagactcactagacttgatcgattcAGGTGGGGACGAGTTTGTAATCGTTTTTTTATTGCCAATATTTTGGACGAACAGTTTAtctttatcgcaatttgaaggattactatttatttaagaaaatttttattttttcgcaaatttcaaatagttcaaaatacggtacgttacataccctactgcctaactgaactcctagactagactgaaggtagcaccttccagccaacatttGTTTAACGTcaatgtgtcaaagactacatatacaagtttattgtctttgtccAAGACCATATTTGAGTGGTGGgatgtgtgtgtgagaactgatatctGAGTACGACacaaaagtgttctcacacactaagagaattgtgcttctaatctaagatgataacacgatgaagtgttccctctgggccgattgcttcttgtaagctgatatgcaatatgtGTGCTCTTTCTCTGTATCTTCACACACTTGTTGTTtattggtcttcactgatcttttatttataggtgggaaactgatcgtacagtgagactcaataattgtatgcgttgcagcttgaatgcgttccttgagatttgtgtctcgacttttccgacatcTATGCTGGAACTTTTTTTCTTTAACtgttgctgcaacgtccattattgtaccttgatcgtacaATAGCTTTTGTATCATTGTGCGTAACTGGAATCCACTTAGGTAATCTTGTCTTGATCTTCAACTACTTGATTTCTAACTGATGCACCTAACTGGTCATTTGAACTGATATTCAGTttggctggtgaaatcagttgactcgtcagttgaactaatTTAACTCTTTTAGTTGAACCGGTCAGATGGGCTCTCCATCAGTTGAGCACTTCATCAGTGGCCAGGGTTTTGaagatcttctgctgaactgcctgtcaattggacaatcagttgaactggtcattgatacttcagttggaatgattcagtttgggcaatacgttggcgctttcagtttgcttctcgaAAGCTTCATTTTTGGCTCAGTTAACTGATCAATTCGATGTTTGATCAGTTTCAGCATCCTGCGcacttcgataaatcattagtaacaaaataacaagttttgttaacatcaaaatcaagattatgaacatgaaatgttccaacatagAGCGTACTAATAAGTTGAGTGAATCTtgtacaaagacaataaacttgtgtatgtagtctttaacacattgacattaaacaagtgttggctgaaactTGTTACCTTCAGTCtaagctaggagttcagttagacagtagggtaagtcctaagctgagtgggtttgtataaatcaaaatattctagtggatcctacccgaggtggtagaaggggtgacgtaagagcatttgaagttttcaaacctccataaacatatcttgtataCATAActgtttaaattttgttttcaaactgatttgatcagttcgagcagttatcagttcagttctcaccataactgaactgatatatgcaagaactgattctccttatttcagttattcagtttacacaagttaaaaggctttcaaattagtcagctttcttaacgaatgattatttcgcgtgtcttccgcttggtttaaaaccaaactcgatttaattcatcagtgTTTACATTTTTAGAGCACGAGCTATTGAatctcatggagaatattgtgtttgaagcaccttcgcagGTGCCCGAACCGATCTTTCAAAGAGTTCAATACCAAAGGATGGTGGTAACCTTCTTTTTGAATTCtttttactagaacttggttgttgttttatattttgaaatcttgtttgaatattctttaatattccaagaatttcttcttggttttcaaGGAACATTTTGTGGTACATAATACAACATATTGTCATAATTATGTGCCGCCTTTTGAATTTCTCTGAGATCTTCGGAAAGTTTAGAGGAATTCAGTACTATTTGTAGGAATCTATTATTCTGAATTATAAATTTACCTTAGGACTCTGATAAATTCCCCTGTTTTCTTGATATCTAACATTAGttaaattttcttgtttcaaatattccaaAGTTTTGGAATAAATCCTGTAAATAATTAATCTCGAACCTGGATTCGAATTCAtgttattttagaaaattctcctcctcaaataTCTAATTACTTTGTAATAATAGctttgtatgtttgaaataattttactttggctctgataccatttacGGTCTAGtaaaatcaatcattttaattaacatatataaagatatttttgtattttttaatactTTAGGGAGTAGAAACAAAGTTATTTAGATATAAGGAATTAGAATAAACTTAGATAtggatttaataatttatttccaATTTACTCcttattttactatttttatttttatttttatttttatttttatttttattctccGTGGAATTATCTACTTCTAACAAACTTCAGCAGTACACAACCAGAAGAAGAGTGGACTGCTCTGGGGGAGAGTACTAACGTCACGCGCTGTCATGCTTTAGTCCGGAAGCCACACGCAATCCTTCGGCTGTCCAAAAGCAGGTAACCCAATCCTGACATCTGGACCGTTGATTCTCGACCAAGACAGCCTCTGAAAAATCTCAAGCATACACTTGCACCAGTCCATACTAATGACTTCCTAACTCAGAATTCGAACCTGAAGGTGCCTTCGTTTCCAAAAAAACTCGAATGATTTTAGAAGAAAGAGATTTTAAACGCtgaaaatcaaaattcattTGAAGTTCCCTTGGATTACACCATAATCCAAGTTTCTCTTTAGAGTTCGCACTTCGTGCTGTCTTCTATACAGATTATGCATAGGATTATTTGCGTATATACGTTTTTGGGTATGCATAAACTGCCGCGGGTTCGATCTTGCTTGATTTGGAGATTTGATTTCTCAATTTAAGCTTATCTGTATTGTTCGAGCTCAtagttttgatgaatttttCCCTGGAGCCTAAGCTTTTGCGTTTTTTGAGTAGGTATTTACCTGTAATGCGTGGGTCTTTTATGAAGAATCAAGGTGGGTTTCTGTAGTTGGAATTGAGTGCTAGTTGTGCTTAATTTGACTGACGGGGGTCCTGTTCAACCCAACAGAtcgattttttatattatttatagttGAAATTAGGGTTTCTCTATTCTTGGTTTTAAATGTTGTGTATGCATCAAGTATAGATAATTAGAAGTAAAATAAGATCTTGGAGTGAGTAGTTTGTATGAGTGAATGATTATTAGTTTGTGCTagaagaaaaaaggaaaagaaatgtTTTATTCGCAATTCATATTGGCAAAGAAAGGGCCGCTGGGGACCATATGGATAGCGGCACATTTGGAGCGGAAGCTTCGAAAGAATCAGGTTGCTGATACTGATATTGGAGTCTCCGTGGGTAAAGCTctagttttattttaaaatgtccCCCTTTTTTTCAATCTAATTTATaccatatttaaatatttattttatatatgttctCATTGTATATTTGACAAGAATCAGATTAAACAGACAACTTTGTAATTTTGAAATGCATATTTTGatctatatatttaaaatagatATCTCTGATGATGTTTTGGCTTATTGGTCGTCTGTGAATTCAATGGAGTTGAATAATTGCTATCAAATATAAGTTGGGAATTTTGTTTTCTTATATCCAGAATTTGAGGAGAAAATGGCAGGCTTCATACAACTGGTGTCTTATTATCCTATGGCTAATTTAATGTGCATAAGAATGCACTATGCTTATCCGTTATTACAGGAATAAGAAGTTAATGCAAAGCTAATGCTTATTATAATGTGTGAAATAATTGTAAACTATGAGAGTATTTGAGAGTATCGAGCTTAGATTGGAGGGTTGAAATCTTAATGTACTATGAATTAAAGGCACTCTATTCTTTTCATTACTCTTTCCTTCTTTCGTGTCCGATACTAAAGAGGTTATTAGgcaattcaaaaattattttaaatagaaaatatttggCAAAGTAAGCAAGAATGCATTTCTTATACTCGATGTTCTAAATGGCGGTCGAGGCGGCCGCCTAGGCACTAACTGCCTAGGCGGTAGGCGGTCCTCGACCGCACCGCCTATGCATGAGGCGGGTGTTTTAGGCGGCCAAGCTATACGGCGGGTCGAGGCGGCGAGCAGGCGGGCGAGGCGGACAGTCAAGATTTTTAAGCTgtagtcaacaattttaaaaacttagccaacaatttaaaaaacctAGTCAACAATTTTGAGTCCGATGATGAGAGGATCATGGATATAGTAGATGGTGCATatgtagatgatttggaagattAGTTATGTTTAGTCTACTACTTGTTCTAATGATGGATAATttattgaaactttgaaatttaaacTTAGTTTTTTGGTAAAAGTAATAATGTTAGCATAATAGCATTAATATGATGATGAATCTGTATTAATTGTACATTATCTAGATGATACTATATTGTATGAAGCTTCTTTGtgcttaaacattatttaattgcacATTTTACTTAAAAATGATGATCTATGATTATCTATTGcatgattatctataaaaagaattacttaaaaaaattcaaccgtcTAGGCGGCCAAGGCGGTAGGCGGTCACTGACCGCCCCACCACCGCCTCCCGCCATTTACAACCTTGCTCATACTTGTGAGAAATATGATTTAGTTTATCGTTTGAAACTGTGTGGTTGTCTCAATATTTGTTGGCTCGAGAAGTTACCTTGCAGACTGCAGTAGACAAGCCTGATTATTCCTTGAACCTGGAAAGAAAATCACATGATTTGGCAATTGATAAATGAAGTATCTGAATCGAAGGGGCTGTAAAATTGAGCTGAATAGATTGGGACCTCATAACTCAACATCTTACTGAATCTAAACTATCTATCTGGTAAAACAATGTCCGCCTTTTAGGAAGATCGGGAGAGACCGACAGATGTTTCAGGAAAAGACAATTTTCTTCTGTTCTCTTCTCATAATAACTGTTTTGTGATTGTTTTACAAAAGCATAGGACAATCGTAATCACGTCAATCTGCACCTATTCGTTTGATGCTACGTATTTCTATTCATAAATTAAGTCACTAAAAGGTTGTTGATTGttatttcctttttccttttattgTGGGCAGTTATGagaaaatatatgttatttgtaTTAGATCAGAATTATTATTTCTACtcccaaattttgaaattgtttatctGATTCATCTCCTTTTTGTGTATATAAAAATTGGAACTTATGTACGGTTCCTTTCTTACTGTtatgtggttttttttttggtcattGAATGTAATCTGATTATCTTGTGCAGATTCTATAATTTTTCCTGAGGTTCCTATTGCGCTTCGGTTGTCCAGCCATCTTCTGCTTGGTGTGGTGAGGATATATAATAGAAAGGTGAACTACCTCTTTGATGATTGCAGTGAGGCTTTACTCAAAATCAAGCAGGCTTTTCGCTCTACTGCTGTGGATTTACCTCCAGAACAATCAAAGGCACCTTATCACTCCATCACCTTGCCAGAAACatttgatcttgatgattttgagCTTCCAGATAATGACATTTTATATGGGTTAGTTCTCGTTTTTCACAAGATAGCTATGATATCATTTAAACGAGCTTCAGTCTTCCGAGaaggaaaaaattattaataaatacaatatgaaaaaataaaaaataagacaTCATTCCAACTAAACTTACAGAGCAAAACAAAATTACTGCTCAACTTGGATGAATAATCTTTGCATgaaatgatagttaatatagGTTTAccatccacttaataaaaaactaaatggaattttttttgaagatCTGTCAGGTATTAAATTTGAAGCCTACTACTTGTCAATATAAGTGCATTGCATACACAAAGTTCAAGTAATTGACTTAATAATTGATTGGAACAACTCTCTCTGGGATAAAGATAGAGGGTTTCTAAATAGATGAGATGCATAACATCATATGAGACACCAAGACATTCATAAAATATGGTGGTTGACTTGATCACTCTGATTTTTTACAAGGacgttaagaaaatattatgtgatTTGTTTTTGAAGTGCGAGCATTTTGACCTGTTTTCAATCATATGCCAACTTTTAATTTGCAGCAACTATGTGGATCATCATATTGGTTCAAGAGAGCAAATCACCCTTCAAGATTCCATGGAGGGTGTCAGTTACTCAACATCAAAGTTTGGTCTTGATGGTTAGTGCTATCCTTGCAATTCCCCTATAGTGTTCTCtattatccataaaaaaaatactattctGTATTAgcttttttaaaacttttgcaTCCTTTTCCTTATATTTATTATGAAAAAGTAATCCCAGCAACCAAAATACGaagttatttattattttcattaaacTGCGATGCTTCTACATGCATTCTTGGTCCTTATTGTTTCTTATTTTGTTAATAGAGAGATTTGGAGATGGTGATGCATCTGGATTGGACCTTGACGAGGTACACCACTCTCTAGATGCTGTTATTATGTTTTCTTGCTTTTAATTTTGAACTGTTGTAGGCATGTTATGATCTTGTGATGCTAACTGTAGAACACCTGGATtactttgtttttatttttgattttgatacTTAGTGGGATGAGACTTGTTTTTGGTTCTATGAGTCTCTATCTATAAAACAgagtaaatttgtcctctagTGTGAGCCAACTTCAAAATTTGCAAAATCTTCAGTGATATGCTACATTTACACTTGGGATTGTCTAAATAATTCCAAATTGAAATGCACTTTCTTTACTCCTGAAACTGTTTGTGAGTGAAAGAAATCAGTGCAGGTTTGCTAATTTGCAGTAACATCTTGATTTTAAGAAGTTATTTGCTAAATAGTTTTACATTTTGGAGTGAGTATGACGGAAGTGACTTGGCTGATGAAATCCTGAGACGAACAGATCCccaaaattcttaaattatatttgattgtGTTAATATTTCGTTTGATTGTATATTCTTCCCTATTAGAGcaaaaatttaatgattaaaatatatCTACACTCAGCGGAGGTGATACATTGATTGTATATTCTTATCTATTAGAGcaaaaatttaatgattaaaataGATCTACACTCAGCGGAGGTGATACAATTGTATCACCATGTCATTGTGTTGGACACACCGATACATAATAAATCTATTGAGTTTTTCATGGCTACGTATGTCATGTATTTAGCTCTTACAAATATTTCCACATTTTCTTTTCTAATATTTGAACATTTACATGCAGGAATTGTTTTTGCACAAAATTGGCTCTGCTCGTCATGCTGATTTGAGGTTGGTTCACCACTTCACTTTTACCATTTGTGGTGTTGGTTAAGTGATTTCCTTTCTCTATTCAATTATATTGGTGTTTGGAATTTTTTGATTATCAATCATATTTCATGGTCTGTTTATGAGTGGTTGGTTATAAAAGGCAACACTCATGTACCATTCTTTCCATCGAATGTTTCACAGACTTGAAGTGATCGATAAGAAGCATGATATATTAGTCCATTGTACGTAGTGTTATTGTGGCGTTGGATCCGTGGATTGATCCGAGATAGGTGAAGATTCAATTATTTTTGGTTCCAAGAAATGATAGACATAACTTAGAAGTTCAGAATTAATTTGTGAACAATTATCAAAATTCATGAATTCTAGCTAAATGCCAAATTTGATTTTTGGCTATGTGACGAAAGAAATTGTGATATGCTTTTCCCAAACCCAGTAGTTCCGTCTTGCCACGTAAACCCTTGAGTTGATTCTTCAATGATATTTTGGCCATGAGTATGACTTAAGCTTTGGCGTAATACAAAATGTATGGGTTAGGTTGAGCATGTTTGAACTGGTGAAACAGTGACGTTCAAATGGAAATGGGATTAATTGTTCTTTAATGGCTTCATAATTTGCACAATACTGATGATTGATGTTTAGAcatctatttttttataattgttctTTGCTCGACTATCGGTTTTTATTTTggtttcatttaattattaaataatcaagtTGGTTTAAGTATTTGAATTAGGAGTAAAATGACTTATCCACTCAGATACCCTTCAATCCAACCTATTAATTACGCAAAGTCTATCATAATTTTGGTTTATTTCGAAAAGTTGCTTGCATTGGTTCTATTTCTTTTTATGTACATGAAGCTTGGTCATCATTTAATCTCTAATTTTAGGTTTGGCTGGGATATATGATGGTTGTCTCTGAATGTCTGTGTATAAGAAATATaagtgttgggtgcaataattgttcattcttggtagagcgatcgaaccatggTGCTTGAGCTATTGTGCGGTATAAAacatttgagttgcaccattaccaccagctatggtttttggtaaagcggcaagcgctcggtcctacaattggtatcagagccaaggtcacgggttcgattcccattgattgcaaggagtgcaattattgggagggagattgttgggggCAATAATTGTTCctacttggtagagcgatcgaaccgtggtgcttgagatactgtgcagtttaaaagatttgagttgcaccattaccaccagctatagcttttggtaaagcggcaagcgctcggtcctacaataaGTATACGTTGAATTATCAAAATATAGAAACAAAGAGAATTGTGCTAATACCCTTCTTTCTTCATAATTGCTAGTTGTGAATTATCAACTGAACAGTCTTTTGATTCTGTTATTACTCTATCTGAAATAATTTATGTGAACCTTATTGGCCGTCGTTATTCTTCTGtcttgaaatatttgatttcatattATCAGCTTCAATCAACTTTGTATTATTCAGTGGTGATTGATGCTTTGACAAGTTCTTTACTTTATAAAAGCATACCGATGACGCATAACACCTTTGTGATGCCAGTGCTGAACCCCAGACCACTTTTGGATCACTTGCCACTCCTGAACAAGATGGGCATTATGAAGATAACAATATCAATTTAGAAAACAAGGTAGCTTTTGGAGCTCTATAACTATTTTGATAGATAGCTATTCTGTTGTCTATCCTTCATTTTGCATTTCTCAATTCTCATTGATGTTTACGGttacataaaaattttgtttaacgATATTGCTCTTGTTGGTTAGTTTTACAGCACATGTTAAAATGTTCACCTTGTAgaaattcgattttttttgATGACTTTCTCATGCAGGTTGGTGGTGCTGATGAATTCACTGATCTCGTGGACAATGCTCATGCTCCTTGTACTCCTGGACTGGTagaggaatcaaatctcttcaGTGTTAAAGAGGCTTCAGCATGTGATGATCATCTGGAATCAGAATATCATTTAACAGAATCTACTTTGCAAGATAATTCAAAAAGTATTGTGCGTGAGGATAAACAAGAAGCACATTGTGGTTCATATGATGGTACAAATTGTGATGTAACTAATCACGTGCCACTAGCGGAGAATGGGTACCGATCAGATGTTTTGGAAATCAAAGACTCAAATCAACTGGGAGAATCTACCTTCATCGAGGCTGATGCAGCACATGTATCGATAGATGAGTCCTCATCAGTGTATAAGCCCTCTTCTGAAATGGCTGATCAGATCGAGGCATCTGATGTTAACTATAGGGTAGATATACCGAATAAAACTGTCGATAAAGTGAAAACACATTGTCGTGTAATGGATGAGCCCTGTGATGATCAAGGTCTCAATACAATTGGATCTAAGAGTGTTTCGATAAAAGATCAATCGTCAGTTGGGGTTGAAGTTCCTGGAAGTGTCGGAAGTGCATGTAATCATGATAAATCATATCTCAATACTCAAACTCAGGCTTATCAGGAACCTACAGATTCCTCTGTTTTGAAACATGATCTTGAAAAAGTTGCGACAACTGAAACCCCATTTCTCAGGCCATGTAATTCAAACTTGGTACAACCTGATGTGACAAATTCTGGATGTAGCATGTCAGCTGATGCTGATGTACTAACCGACATTACTGCTTTGGCTACATCTGGAACGGAGACAGCAATAACAGGTTGGCTAGTCAATCATAATACATGATAATCTATGACAGTAGAAATTTCAAATTACACCCTGATTTATCTATACTGTTAATCAAGTGAGAGCATATCATGATAACTGTCTTTGGTTTTTCTTCATATGGCTTTTCTCAGTTTCAAAATTATCGCTCAGAATAACTACCCTGTACTTCGTTATTTTTTGATCTATTTTCTATAACACATCTTTCATTTaataatgatataataaataaattcatatttttaaaattgcgaaaattatgaaatttaaatcattttttgcAAAAAGAGGAAAAAACGAGATCACTAATATGCATGCGTGCAGTTCGTGTGTGTTTGATCGATGTTTCCTTTGATATTATGTCTATTAATTAATTTGGCAGTTAAGTCAACACAGGCACTTTCGTAGTAGTCTTAGTGTTTGAAATAAGTGCAATTTTTTAGTTAAACATGACTTCCTATCTATTTGAtgctataatattttgtgttatTTGTGTGCTTGCAAGATCAACTTCTTCTGTCCCACAGGCTCGTACTTTCTTAACTCCCTGAATCTTCGGCAAATTTATTAGTTACTACTCATTCAAGTTATAAATCTAGATAGATTGTTAAAAGTAGCCAGGAGTTGATGCAGTAGCCATGTTTTTTTAACATCCAATAAGCAACCTACAATGCAGCAGATTTGGTTGTGCATAGCAGTGATTGCCTTTTCAACGTGTGAATCTCTTTGATTTGATATTGATGGCCCTAATTTCATCAGGTAAGGCATGCCGTGTAACTGATAATTCGGAACTAAGTTTGAAGGCAAATCACATGCAAGAACAAGTATCGCATAAAGATATTGACATGTCATCCGGACAACCTGATGGTCAAGTGTGTAATGCAAATTCTCAGGAAACGCTAGtagaaaatttaaatacttTTGAAGAATCTCAGATACCTGCTGCCGAAAAACTGCTTTCAGTACCAGATGGGTGTGCAGATCTACATAGAAACACGCTTGAAGAGGTTTTGCCAAAGGACTTTGAAGGGCTTGATGAAGGTGATGCTGGCAGCAAAATCTTAACAGGCAAAAAACGCAGCTTTACTGAAAGTACTCTGACAGAGCAGAGTCTGAATTCTGCTGAATCTTCGAGACTAGTTCGTGTTAAAAGAACTGCAGAGTCTATTCCTGATGACGATGATTTGTTGTCTTCCATTTTAGGTATGTAGTACTTTCTTCATTAACTGGATTTCTATTGCCTCGATTCTTATTTtgtcaaaaaattaatttttcagttGGAAGAAGATCTTCAGTCATGAAAGTGAAGCCCACACCTCCTTTTTCTGAGGTGACGTCTATGAAACGTAATCGTTCTGCTCCCCATTCAGGTCCTCCCAAAAGAAAAGTGCTAATGGATGATACCATGGTTTTACATGGAGAGTATGTTCTTTCTTTTGGACTTGATACTATGTTTTACTTTATCATCATGCCACTGTCCTTGCTTGCATATTAAAGTTGAACATGTTGCATGGCTGGATTGAATGTTTGATACTTGACTACGTATTATAAGATAAACTGGATGGATTGTTGCTTATCACCTTTGGTGATTTCATATTCTCATTTGCATTATTTCTTTTTCACACCagtttctttcatttttctaaAGATCATCTAGATGTAAtaggaaattttatttttttgtatgatgcattttattggTTCTTCTGGCACAGTGCCTATGTAATACATATTAATCAATCAGATTTGCCGCCTCGTTGCTCTGAACTATCAAGTGTTTGTGTCTGATTTTTAGTATAAGATAGTTGCTTGCTTTTCTCATTATTCTTAAAACTTTATCTTTGCTCCTTGAAAGTACTATACGACAACAGCTGACAAACTCTGAAGACATTAGGCGTGTAAGAAAGAAAGCTCCTTGCACACGCCCTGAAATTTCAATGATTCAAAAACAGTTTTTAGAAGATGAAATTTTTCGGGAGGCAATAGTTACAGGTGAGATTATTGTAGCAGTATTCTCTTTATTGCGTTGTATTTATGTTGTAAATTCAAGTATTGaatagatattttattaatCTCTATATGGTATAAGTCAGGACCTATCAATCTTATTGCGAGCCTGTTTTGCACAAACTCTTTTCTTCAGAAgatcaacttttttttattgtttggcATCATATTAGTTCTTCATTTTCTAG comes from the Primulina huaijiensis isolate GDHJ02 chromosome 8, ASM1229523v2, whole genome shotgun sequence genome and includes:
- the LOC140983453 gene encoding sister chromatid cohesion 1 protein 4 → MFYSQFILAKKGPLGTIWIAAHLERKLRKNQVADTDIGVSVDSIIFPEVPIALRLSSHLLLGVVRIYNRKVNYLFDDCSEALLKIKQAFRSTAVDLPPEQSKAPYHSITLPETFDLDDFELPDNDILYGNYVDHHIGSREQITLQDSMEGVSYSTSKFGLDERFGDGDASGLDLDEELFLHKIGSARHADLSAEPQTTFGSLATPEQDGHYEDNNINLENKVGGADEFTDLVDNAHAPCTPGLVEESNLFSVKEASACDDHLESEYHLTESTLQDNSKSIVREDKQEAHCGSYDGTNCDVTNHVPLAENGYRSDVLEIKDSNQLGESTFIEADAAHVSIDESSSVYKPSSEMADQIEASDVNYRVDIPNKTVDKVKTHCRVMDEPCDDQGLNTIGSKSVSIKDQSSVGVEVPGSVGSACNHDKSYLNTQTQAYQEPTDSSVLKHDLEKVATTETPFLRPCNSNLVQPDVTNSGCSMSADADVLTDITALATSGTETAITGKACRVTDNSELSLKANHMQEQVSHKDIDMSSGQPDGQVCNANSQETLVENLNTFEESQIPAAEKLLSVPDGCADLHRNTLEEVLPKDFEGLDEGDAGSKILTGKKRSFTESTLTEQSLNSAESSRLVRVKRTAESIPDDDDLLSSILVGRRSSVMKVKPTPPFSEVTSMKRNRSAPHSGPPKRKVLMDDTMVLHGDTIRQQLTNSEDIRRVRKKAPCTRPEISMIQKQFLEDEIFREAIVTGMSIELATLYSQVRDMSAIRICENDAMGASVEIVAESRLPSQNNENVVSVETVAETNLDSYNDKNDTFLETTFEPHLSFRNTENVLSPYTESDHGFNGLNVADHSGMGACCEPSLVTDNEIAIPCENPPLSDSRLEEGDVGQDQIEAIRVVETKVSQQELVMDAAGVETNDIAVDADVIADPESIEHIDRNNDTTGRLQAGLNEVFEKNFSFNEDEPNVLLEQKADAPTVGLDPSMVDLVNGQVIGRDETEEKNDFINEVSPTFGLHGRDEFYLASGNDTEFLNVDDDELDDLADDYMPDGEETRVTDNSGWSSRTRAVSKYLQMIFVKEEEFGRKSLSMDSLLIGKSRKEASRLFFEALVLKTRDYIHVEQHNPIDDITIKPRTRLMKSEF
- the LOC140982094 gene encoding uncharacterized protein — translated: MRLLHAWTVGSVGNAGIGRAYKFFAHSVGRWPWKPLIVKSFVIPKHMFALWLFAHNKFLTRDRLGFVTDKSCALCNADVESFAHLYFRCNVSSRIWAGVREWLLMKKIMGASTAVLRAFRGTYRGNSTLNKIRCVALVATVYYVWNDRNRTIFESEKPEVEGIIKRIKILRFRCIPSDIAVVDGF